The uncultured Trichococcus sp. DNA segment CGACGAAATGCTTTCGCTTGCTTACAATCGCATGCAGGAAGAAGGCGTTACGCTTTCTTTGGCCGTGGGGGATATGCGTTCCTTGGAGCCGATGGGGGATTTTGATGTCGTGACGTGCTTCTCCGATTCGCTTTGCTACATGTCTGATGAAGCGGAAGTGGCGGAAGTCTTTCAAAGCGTCATCCGGAATCTCGGTCCCGGCGGTGTTTTTTTGTTCGATGTCCACTCGATGCATCAGGTGAACAACGTTTTTCCGGGATACCAATACATCTACCAGGATGAAGCTGGCGCCTTCCTTTGGGAAAGTTTTGCCGGCGATGCCGCGAACAGTGTCGAGCACGATTTGACTTTCTTCGTGGGATCACCGCATAATCCGGAATTGTTTGAACGCCATACGGAATACCATCGCGAACGCACCTATCCGTTGGAAGTCTATAAGCGGCTGCTTGAAGAAGCCGGATTTGCCGATGTGACGGCTACTGCGGAATTCGGTGAGTCTGAAGTGCGCGATGACAGTCCGCGCTGGTTTTTTGCCTGCAAAAAAGCTTAAGCAAGCCGAGGCAAAAATCCGCGCAATCATAAATGAATCAAAGGGGGCGCTTCGATGAAAGCCTGTGGAGTAATCGCAGAATATAATCCTTTCCACAATGGGCATCGCTATCAATTGTCGGAAGCCAAGAGGATGACCAACAGCGATGTCATGGTTGTCGCAATGAGCGGGAATTTTGTCCAAAGGGGCGCGCCCGCCCTGTTGGACAAATGGACGCGTGCGGAAATCGCTTTGCGGAACGGAGCGGATATTGTCGTGGAGATGCCCGTATTGGGAAGTGTGCAGTCCGCGGATCTGTTCGCGAAAGCAGGTATCCGCTTGTTGCAGGCGATGCAGTGCGATGCCTTTGCGTTCGGGGCTGAAGAAGGAACGGCGGAAGATTTCGTTTCGCACAGCCGCTTCTTGCGCGAACACGGAGCGGAAATCGATCGGATTTTTCAGACTTACCGAAATGATGGCAGAACCTATGCTGCGCAACTGGAAACGGCCATTGCCGACGTCCTGCGCCCACAAGGTTCTGCCATTTCCTTTTCAACACCGAATAATCAGCTCGGGTTGGCGTATGTCAAAGAAAACGAACAGTTCCCCGAACCGATGGAAACGGCCATCGTGCTCAGGCGAGGTGCCGGACACAACGACAGTGATGCTTTCGGACAAGAATTTGCAAGCGGGACCGCCATTCGCGAATGGGCGCTCCACCACGGAAAAGAAACCGAAAAGAGGGACATGGGCAGGTTTGCGCCGCAAGAGACCTTAGAGGCGCTGGAGAGGCGTCCTCTGCTTGATTGGGACCCTTACTGGGGGATGCTGCAATATCAGCTCATGCTGCTTTCGCTTGCGGAACTCCGCAACATCTATCAAGTTGAAGAAGGCATCGAATACAGGCTGAAAAAAGAGGCTGAGGATGCAGCTGATTTTATGGCCTTCATTCGGCGCATGAAAAACAAGCGCTGGACGTGGGCCCGGCTGCAACGGGTCTGTTCCTATATATTGTTGGGGATAACCAAAGCAGAAGCTGCTGCTTTTCAGGGAAAAGCGGATACTATCCGCTTGCTCGGATTTACGGAGGCCGGAAGACGCTATCTGAACGCTTTGAAAAAAAACACGGAGACCCCGATCATCACGAAAGTGCGTGAGCCACACACAGCGGACTTGCAGTTGGAAATCCGGAGTGACCGCATCTATCGTTTGGGGGGCATTCCGGTTTTGGAGGAACAGAATTTCACTCGCTCGCCCATTTATATCCGCAACGAGCCGAGGGATCAAGACTAAATTAAAAAAATTAATGAAAACTTTAATGAAAAATCGCAAGAAGCGTTTGACTGGCCACAACCAAAGAAATATAATGGATAAGTTAATAGATGCTAGAGCCTTTAATGTTCGGTTCTAGGCACTAAGGAGGACAATCGA contains these protein-coding regions:
- a CDS encoding class I SAM-dependent methyltransferase, which translates into the protein MSYDIFAHYYDEIMDQSVYDSWLLYVEKYTAGKSGLDIMELACGTGKIAVELAKKGHRVTGVDLSDEMLSLAYNRMQEEGVTLSLAVGDMRSLEPMGDFDVVTCFSDSLCYMSDEAEVAEVFQSVIRNLGPGGVFLFDVHSMHQVNNVFPGYQYIYQDEAGAFLWESFAGDAANSVEHDLTFFVGSPHNPELFERHTEYHRERTYPLEVYKRLLEEAGFADVTATAEFGESEVRDDSPRWFFACKKA
- a CDS encoding nucleotidyltransferase is translated as MKACGVIAEYNPFHNGHRYQLSEAKRMTNSDVMVVAMSGNFVQRGAPALLDKWTRAEIALRNGADIVVEMPVLGSVQSADLFAKAGIRLLQAMQCDAFAFGAEEGTAEDFVSHSRFLREHGAEIDRIFQTYRNDGRTYAAQLETAIADVLRPQGSAISFSTPNNQLGLAYVKENEQFPEPMETAIVLRRGAGHNDSDAFGQEFASGTAIREWALHHGKETEKRDMGRFAPQETLEALERRPLLDWDPYWGMLQYQLMLLSLAELRNIYQVEEGIEYRLKKEAEDAADFMAFIRRMKNKRWTWARLQRVCSYILLGITKAEAAAFQGKADTIRLLGFTEAGRRYLNALKKNTETPIITKVREPHTADLQLEIRSDRIYRLGGIPVLEEQNFTRSPIYIRNEPRDQD